A window of Pseudocalidococcus azoricus BACA0444 contains these coding sequences:
- a CDS encoding homoserine dehydrogenase, with the protein MVYQLGILGLGTVGGGVAQVLLTPEQRHPLLQELQIKKVGVRDLDKPRPVNFPPEILTTDLQSIVQDAEIDIVVELLGGLEPARTLILEAIAQGKHIVTANKAVISRFGDEIFTAANQAGVYVMLEAAVAGGIPVIQPLKQSLGANRIHTVTGILNGTTNYILTRMQQEKGDFAEILADAQRLGYAEADPSTDIDGLDAADKIAILASLAFGGRIARDEVYCQGIRSVTAVDIAYADKLGFVIKLLAIAHRDFSQADNALELRVHPTLVPLDHPLASVNGVHNAVLIAGEPLGEVMFYGPGAGAGATASAVVADLINIAALLPMGNQSHPLLTCTHDHYCPIVPLAQVSSRFYARLLAEDHPGVLGKLGTCFGNYGVSLESLVQIGIKDDLAEVVVVTHHVCEGEFRQALDEIKSLISVNQVASVLRVLA; encoded by the coding sequence GTGGTGTATCAATTGGGGATTTTGGGCCTGGGAACTGTGGGGGGAGGTGTCGCACAGGTCTTATTAACCCCGGAACAGCGTCATCCGCTCCTGCAAGAGCTGCAAATTAAAAAAGTCGGTGTGCGCGACCTTGACAAGCCCAGGCCAGTGAACTTCCCCCCAGAAATCTTAACGACAGATTTGCAGAGTATTGTCCAAGATGCAGAAATTGACATCGTGGTGGAACTCTTAGGGGGTCTGGAGCCAGCCCGGACTTTGATCCTAGAAGCCATTGCCCAAGGGAAACATATTGTCACGGCCAATAAAGCGGTCATTTCTCGGTTTGGGGACGAAATTTTTACCGCCGCCAATCAGGCCGGGGTCTATGTGATGCTCGAAGCGGCTGTGGCGGGTGGAATTCCTGTGATTCAACCCCTGAAACAATCCCTCGGCGCAAATCGGATTCACACGGTCACAGGGATTCTCAACGGGACAACCAACTATATCCTGACCCGGATGCAGCAGGAAAAGGGCGACTTTGCCGAGATTTTGGCCGATGCCCAACGACTAGGCTATGCCGAAGCAGACCCCAGTACCGACATTGATGGCCTGGATGCCGCCGATAAAATTGCCATTTTGGCTTCCTTAGCTTTTGGCGGCCGGATTGCCCGTGATGAAGTCTATTGCCAAGGGATTCGTTCCGTCACTGCCGTAGATATTGCCTATGCTGATAAGTTGGGATTTGTAATTAAGCTCCTCGCCATTGCTCATCGAGATTTTAGCCAAGCTGACAATGCATTAGAACTGCGCGTCCATCCCACTTTAGTCCCCTTAGATCATCCCTTAGCCAGTGTGAATGGGGTTCATAATGCCGTATTAATTGCTGGCGAACCCCTCGGAGAAGTGATGTTTTATGGGCCGGGGGCCGGGGCTGGGGCAACTGCGAGTGCAGTGGTGGCTGATTTAATTAACATTGCTGCGCTTTTACCGATGGGAAATCAAAGTCATCCGCTCTTAACCTGTACCCATGATCATTACTGTCCTATTGTGCCCTTAGCCCAGGTTTCTAGCCGTTTCTATGCTCGCCTCTTAGCGGAAGATCATCCAGGGGTTCTCGGAAAATTAGGCACTTGTTTTGGGAACTATGGGGTGAGTCTGGAATCCCTAGTACAGATTGGCATTAAGGATGATTTAGCTGAAGTTGTGGTCGTTACCCATCACGTCTGCGAAGGAGAGTTTCGCCAGGCCTTGGATGAAATTAAAAGTCTGATCTCTGTGAATCAGGTTGCTAGTGTGTTACGAGTCCTGGCGTAG
- a CDS encoding mechanosensitive ion channel domain-containing protein, producing the protein MSISDFLHIWDRAIFKLGNQTITIAWIISLALTLVLLGLGIIYCKKFLRNWLLVKLGISRGNSVVISTLLTYGLGAIIAVIILQVYGLDITSLAVVLGGLGVGIGFGLQDLTKNIVSGVTLLVENKLQVGDYVEFSGLTGYIKEISMRSTIITTLDGGDVILPNSTLTTNEVLNWSYRDFSGRIRLPITVAYRSDPVLVTETLLYAVHKHPAVRREPLPRVIFKGFGDSALEFEVWAWVDRIDNALTIKSSLNFTINYYFRQAGIEIPFPQQDIWFRNPETLRPPTPISPEFLASPLGELNHNNHDPGLDSSTCSETLPNYSLRECLHRIPYFQTCNELSVLQIIQSGYRKFLSRHSILFQAGEAADAMYVLLSGEIESFSHKLNRRIKVYQAGEMFGEVPVLLNFPYIVDARALTDCHIFVIPKVQLETLLKVAPYFAEIVTQEMISERELYDPVQQKLEELGLFKTMEQKDVLAWVRTRVKELLSLSSN; encoded by the coding sequence ATGAGTATCAGTGATTTTTTGCATATCTGGGATCGGGCAATTTTTAAGCTGGGCAATCAAACAATTACGATTGCTTGGATCATCAGTTTAGCCTTAACCCTGGTACTTTTGGGACTAGGCATCATTTACTGTAAAAAGTTTCTCCGCAATTGGTTATTGGTTAAGTTAGGGATTAGTCGTGGCAATAGTGTGGTGATTTCCACCTTACTTACCTATGGTTTGGGCGCAATCATTGCTGTGATTATCTTGCAGGTTTATGGCCTGGACATTACCTCCTTAGCTGTGGTCTTAGGGGGCTTAGGGGTGGGGATTGGCTTTGGCTTGCAAGACCTGACTAAAAATATTGTCAGTGGTGTGACTCTTCTTGTTGAAAATAAATTACAAGTGGGCGACTATGTGGAATTTAGTGGACTGACGGGGTACATCAAAGAAATATCCATGCGTTCAACTATTATTACTACATTGGACGGGGGCGATGTCATTTTACCCAATAGCACGTTGACCACGAATGAAGTTTTAAATTGGAGTTATCGCGACTTTTCTGGACGTATTCGTTTACCTATTACTGTCGCTTATCGTTCTGATCCGGTGTTAGTAACCGAAACCTTACTGTATGCTGTCCATAAACATCCGGCTGTCCGACGTGAACCTCTCCCACGGGTGATTTTTAAGGGCTTTGGCGACAGTGCCTTAGAATTTGAAGTCTGGGCCTGGGTGGATCGGATTGATAATGCTTTAACGATTAAAAGTTCCTTAAATTTTACGATCAATTACTATTTTCGCCAGGCCGGTATTGAAATTCCTTTTCCCCAACAAGATATTTGGTTCCGAAATCCAGAAACTCTCCGCCCGCCCACTCCAATTTCTCCAGAATTCTTGGCCTCACCGCTCGGCGAGCTGAATCATAACAATCATGACCCAGGCCTGGATAGTTCTACTTGCAGTGAAACACTCCCCAACTATAGTCTCCGAGAATGCTTACACCGAATTCCTTATTTTCAAACCTGTAATGAACTGAGTGTGCTGCAAATCATTCAATCTGGGTATCGTAAGTTTTTGTCCCGACATTCGATCCTATTTCAGGCAGGTGAAGCAGCCGATGCGATGTATGTCCTACTGTCTGGTGAAATTGAATCTTTTTCCCATAAACTAAATCGGCGCATTAAGGTTTACCAGGCCGGCGAAATGTTTGGGGAAGTCCCTGTTCTCCTCAATTTTCCCTATATTGTTGATGCTCGCGCCCTAACAGATTGTCATATTTTTGTCATTCCCAAAGTCCAGCTAGAAACCCTTCTTAAAGTTGCGCCCTATTTTGCTGAAATTGTGACTCAGGAAATGATCAGTGAGAGAGAACTCTACGATCCAGTTCAACAGAAACTTGAAGAATTAGGACTCTTTAAAACAATGGAGCAAAAAGATGTCTTGGCCTGGGTGCGGACTCGGGTAAAAGAACTTCTAAGCCTCTCGAGCAATTGA
- the rpiA gene encoding ribose-5-phosphate isomerase RpiA yields the protein MSAESVTLMKQAVAQAAAQEVKSGMVVGLGTGSTTAFVIQFLGERLKSGELSNIVGIPTSFQASVLAKLYGIPLVTLDDVERIDIAIDGADEVDPDKVLIKGGGAAHTREKIVDGLAEEFLVVVDSSKLVTELGSTFPVPVEVLPLALSPVTRALTNLGGEPVLRMGVKKDGPVITDQGNMVIDVKFATIHDPAELEKTINNIPGVVENGLFVGLATRIFVGELVNDQPVVREIK from the coding sequence ATGAGTGCAGAATCCGTGACATTAATGAAGCAAGCAGTCGCCCAGGCCGCGGCCCAAGAGGTGAAATCGGGGATGGTGGTTGGCCTAGGAACGGGTTCGACAACCGCGTTTGTGATTCAGTTTTTGGGGGAGCGGCTCAAGTCCGGGGAACTCAGCAATATTGTCGGGATTCCCACCTCGTTCCAGGCCAGTGTTCTCGCTAAACTTTACGGCATTCCGCTGGTTACTCTGGACGATGTGGAGCGGATTGATATTGCCATTGATGGAGCCGATGAGGTGGATCCGGACAAGGTTTTGATCAAAGGGGGCGGGGCAGCCCATACGCGGGAAAAAATTGTCGATGGCCTGGCGGAAGAATTTTTAGTCGTGGTGGATAGCTCCAAACTGGTGACTGAATTGGGGTCAACGTTTCCGGTGCCGGTGGAGGTGTTGCCATTAGCCTTGAGTCCTGTCACCCGTGCTTTGACCAATCTGGGGGGTGAACCCGTGTTGCGGATGGGGGTGAAAAAAGACGGGCCGGTGATTACAGATCAAGGCAACATGGTGATTGATGTCAAGTTTGCCACCATTCACGATCCCGCCGAGTTAGAGAAAACAATTAATAATATCCCTGGTGTAGTTGAAAATGGTCTCTTTGTTGGCCTGGCAACGCGAATTTTTGTGGGTGAACTCGTTAATGATCAACCTGTGGTTCGAGAAATTAAGTAG
- the fni gene encoding type 2 isopentenyl-diphosphate Delta-isomerase produces MLANQDSSGDDIQGRKADHLRLCLDDAVACEGVTTGLEQYRLRHVCLPEINFSDVNLAVTFLGHSLGAPLLISSMTGGTDLAKTINRRLAQAAQKFRIPMGVGSQRVALEKPDLANTFAIRDVAPDVPLFANLGAVQLNYGCDTRACEKIISLIAADALILHLNPLQEAVQSHGDRNFARLLPKISQLCLELPVPVIVKEVGNGISGEMAAKLLQAGVAAIDVAGAGGTSWAKVEGARGQDWRQQRLGQTFADWGIPTADCLVAIHQQFPTVPLIASGGITHGLDAAKAIALGASLVGLARPLLQAAYESEACLFDLIDILQAEIATALFCTGNPTIPQFQAAACLESVST; encoded by the coding sequence ATGCTGGCAAACCAAGATAGTTCTGGGGATGATATTCAGGGGCGCAAAGCAGATCACTTGCGGTTGTGTTTGGATGATGCCGTTGCCTGTGAGGGAGTCACCACTGGCCTGGAACAGTATCGCCTCCGCCATGTGTGTCTGCCGGAGATTAACTTCTCGGATGTGAATTTGGCAGTGACCTTTCTCGGCCATTCACTGGGTGCGCCACTGCTCATTTCTTCCATGACCGGGGGAACCGATTTAGCTAAGACAATCAACCGCCGACTAGCCCAGGCCGCCCAAAAATTTCGGATACCGATGGGAGTGGGGTCACAACGGGTCGCCTTGGAAAAACCGGATTTGGCCAATACCTTTGCGATTCGCGATGTTGCCCCGGATGTGCCGCTGTTTGCCAATTTGGGGGCGGTCCAGTTGAACTATGGTTGTGATACGCGGGCCTGTGAAAAAATTATTTCCTTGATTGCGGCTGATGCCTTGATTTTGCACTTGAATCCCCTCCAAGAAGCAGTCCAAAGCCACGGTGATCGCAATTTTGCCCGCCTGTTACCCAAAATTAGCCAACTCTGTTTAGAACTCCCAGTACCCGTAATTGTCAAAGAGGTGGGGAATGGCATTTCTGGGGAGATGGCCGCAAAACTCCTCCAGGCCGGAGTGGCAGCCATTGATGTGGCCGGGGCGGGGGGAACCTCTTGGGCGAAAGTCGAGGGGGCGCGGGGACAGGATTGGCGACAACAACGTTTAGGGCAAACCTTTGCAGACTGGGGGATACCCACTGCTGACTGTTTAGTGGCGATACATCAACAATTTCCGACTGTGCCTCTAATTGCCTCGGGGGGAATTACCCATGGCCTGGATGCGGCCAAAGCAATTGCCTTAGGTGCGTCATTGGTGGGGTTAGCCCGGCCCTTGTTACAAGCCGCCTATGAATCCGAAGCCTGTTTATTTGATTTAATTGACATTCTCCAGGCCGAGATCGCTACGGCCCTATTTTGCACCGGAAATCCTACCATTCCCCAATTCCAGGCTGCTGCTTGTTTAGAGAGCGTTTCAACTTAG
- a CDS encoding AI-2E family transporter translates to MKLGQWLGLIITLVCLYVLWEIRQVLLLVFLAAVLATALNRMQRQLQAWGLKAKLALPLTILVALGLVLGFFVLIVPPFLQEFRQIATLAPKGVAQLETWLDQAGTVIPGLGRQDQALPERLVSQLQPFLEEIFGNFFALFSNTLTVFLNLLLVLVLTVMLVINPQPYRQGFIRLFPAFYRRRIDNILTLCEAKLLAWLTGTGINMIAIGVVCGLTLAVLGVRLVFANAVLAGIFEAIPTIGPVLSLIPPMLIAFVDDPWKAGAVFVAYIVIQQLEQYLLVPVVMAQQVEVLPAMALLAQLTFALFLGFMGLLLALPLLLVGQILFTEIIIKDILDPWQLAEPEPESPQYLELEPLLEAQTPPLSE, encoded by the coding sequence ATGAAGTTGGGGCAATGGCTGGGGTTAATTATCACCTTAGTTTGTCTGTATGTCCTCTGGGAAATTCGCCAAGTGCTTTTACTGGTCTTTTTGGCCGCAGTCTTGGCCACCGCCCTCAATCGGATGCAGCGACAACTCCAGGCCTGGGGATTAAAAGCTAAGTTAGCTCTCCCCCTGACGATTCTGGTGGCCTTGGGGCTAGTCTTGGGATTTTTTGTCCTGATTGTGCCGCCGTTTCTCCAGGAATTTCGCCAAATTGCTACGCTTGCTCCGAAAGGGGTGGCCCAACTGGAAACTTGGTTAGATCAAGCTGGTACGGTTATTCCCGGCCTGGGACGACAGGATCAAGCGCTACCAGAACGATTAGTCAGCCAACTTCAACCGTTTTTAGAAGAAATTTTTGGCAACTTTTTTGCCCTCTTTTCCAATACCTTGACCGTGTTTTTAAACCTCTTGCTGGTCTTGGTCTTAACGGTGATGTTGGTGATCAATCCTCAGCCCTATCGCCAAGGGTTCATTCGGCTCTTTCCGGCCTTTTATCGCCGCCGTATAGACAATATTCTCACCCTCTGTGAAGCCAAACTCCTGGCCTGGTTGACAGGGACGGGAATCAATATGATCGCCATTGGGGTGGTTTGTGGCTTGACCTTGGCGGTGCTGGGGGTACGATTGGTGTTTGCGAATGCAGTCCTAGCAGGAATTTTTGAGGCCATTCCGACCATCGGCCCCGTCTTGAGCTTAATTCCACCGATGTTAATTGCCTTTGTGGATGATCCTTGGAAAGCGGGGGCGGTGTTTGTGGCCTATATTGTGATTCAGCAGTTGGAGCAGTACCTTTTAGTGCCGGTGGTCATGGCCCAGCAGGTCGAAGTTTTACCAGCCATGGCTCTTTTGGCCCAGTTGACCTTTGCCCTTTTCCTCGGGTTTATGGGCTTGCTCTTGGCCTTGCCCTTGTTGCTGGTGGGACAGATTTTATTTACAGAAATTATCATTAAGGATATTTTAGACCCCTGGCAATTAGCGGAACCTGAGCCAGAGTCCCCTCAATACCTGGAATTAGAACCTTTGTTGGAAGCCCAAACTCCGCCCCTATCGGAATAG
- the petD gene encoding cytochrome b6-f complex subunit IV, protein MAKIVKQPDLNDPALKAKLKKGMGHNYYGEPAWPNDLLYMFPVVIMGSISLCIGLAVLDPAMIGEPANPFATPLEILPEWYLYPTFQIFRVVPNKLLGVLMNGFIPLGLILIPFIENVNKFQNPFRRPVATTVFLFGTLVTIWLGIGACLPIDKSLTFGLF, encoded by the coding sequence ATGGCTAAGATTGTTAAACAACCGGATCTCAATGATCCCGCTCTGAAGGCCAAGCTTAAAAAAGGGATGGGCCATAACTATTATGGCGAACCGGCCTGGCCCAATGATTTGCTCTATATGTTCCCAGTTGTGATCATGGGTTCTATTTCCCTATGCATTGGCCTGGCGGTTTTAGACCCGGCCATGATTGGTGAACCCGCTAACCCGTTTGCGACCCCCTTGGAGATTTTGCCGGAATGGTATCTATACCCTACCTTCCAAATTTTCCGAGTTGTCCCCAACAAGCTCTTAGGAGTCTTGATGAATGGGTTCATCCCCTTGGGCTTGATCTTGATTCCCTTTATTGAGAATGTCAACAAGTTTCAAAATCCCTTCCGCCGCCCTGTGGCCACTACTGTATTCCTCTTTGGAACCTTGGTAACAATCTGGTTAGGTATTGGCGCTTGCTTACCCATTGATAAGTCCTTGACCTTTGGCTTATTCTAA
- the petB gene encoding cytochrome b6, giving the protein MNKVYNWFDERLEIQAIAEDVSTKYVPPHVNIFYCLGGITLTCFLVQFATGFAMTFYYKPTVAEAFTSVQYIMNEVNFGWLIRSVHKWSASMMVLMMILHVFRVYLTGGFKKPRELTWVTGVVLAVITVSFGVTGYSLPWDQVGYWAVKIVSGIPAAIPFVGDQLVELMRGGVSVGQGTLTRFYSLHTFVLPWSIAVFMLMHFLMIRKQGISGPL; this is encoded by the coding sequence ATGAATAAAGTTTACAATTGGTTCGATGAACGTCTCGAAATTCAGGCAATTGCCGAAGACGTTTCAACCAAATATGTGCCTCCCCACGTTAACATTTTTTACTGCCTAGGGGGAATCACCCTCACCTGTTTTTTAGTGCAGTTTGCGACTGGCTTTGCCATGACCTTCTACTACAAGCCAACGGTCGCTGAAGCCTTTACCTCCGTCCAGTACATCATGAACGAGGTCAACTTTGGTTGGTTGATCCGCTCTGTCCATAAATGGTCAGCCAGCATGATGGTTTTGATGATGATTTTGCATGTCTTCCGGGTCTATTTGACTGGTGGCTTTAAGAAACCGCGGGAATTAACCTGGGTCACGGGCGTGGTTTTAGCCGTGATCACCGTCAGCTTTGGGGTGACTGGCTACTCTCTCCCCTGGGATCAAGTTGGCTACTGGGCCGTCAAAATCGTCTCTGGGATTCCGGCTGCAATTCCCTTTGTCGGTGATCAACTGGTGGAACTGATGCGCGGTGGCGTGAGTGTTGGTCAAGGTACCTTAACCCGCTTCTACAGCCTCCACACCTTTGTTTTGCCCTGGTCAATTGCCGTCTTTATGCTGATGCACTTCTTGATGATCCGCAAACAAGGCATTTCTGGCCCCCTCTAG
- the ctpA gene encoding carboxyl-terminal processing protease CtpA, whose product MGRGFRHYSLGLILGILGLAWAWFGVSSTALALTTEQKLYNEAWKIVSQSYVDETFNGQNWWNVRQEALRQPLETREATYEAIQKMLASLGDPFTRLLRPAQYHSLQTSTTGELTGVGLQIASEPDTGYLQVIAPIAGSPAAAAGLLPQDKILKIDATPTPELTLDEAAERMRGEVGSTVVLTVIHPQGDQQPIEIPVKRDHITLNPVISQLQTAPTGAKIGYVRLTQFNAMATDEMHQALSQLEKQGVDRYVLDLRNNPGGLLQAGVEIAELFIEPGVVVYTVDRQGVLGSFTTTHQPLTKDPLVVLVNQGTASASEILAGALQDTGRAQLVGEQTFGKGSIQSLFNLSDGSGLAVTIAHYETPAHHDINKIGIAPDLRVPLTPITQDQVATDADSQYQAALKTLTLHNNI is encoded by the coding sequence ATGGGGCGCGGTTTTCGGCACTACAGCTTAGGCTTGATTTTGGGGATTTTGGGCTTGGCCTGGGCCTGGTTTGGAGTTAGCTCAACCGCCTTGGCCCTGACCACAGAGCAGAAACTCTACAACGAGGCCTGGAAAATTGTCAGTCAGTCCTATGTGGATGAGACTTTTAATGGCCAAAATTGGTGGAATGTGCGTCAAGAGGCCCTTCGCCAGCCCCTGGAAACTCGCGAGGCCACCTATGAAGCAATCCAAAAAATGTTGGCCAGTTTAGGAGATCCCTTCACCCGCTTGTTACGCCCAGCCCAGTACCACAGTCTGCAAACTAGCACTACCGGAGAATTGACAGGGGTAGGTCTGCAAATTGCCTCAGAACCAGACACGGGCTATTTACAAGTGATTGCCCCAATTGCTGGCTCTCCAGCGGCGGCGGCAGGATTGTTACCCCAAGATAAAATTCTGAAAATTGACGCGACTCCCACCCCAGAGTTAACCCTTGATGAAGCCGCAGAACGAATGCGGGGGGAAGTTGGCTCCACGGTGGTTTTAACGGTTATCCACCCCCAGGGGGATCAACAGCCGATTGAAATTCCGGTTAAGCGGGATCACATTACCCTCAATCCGGTGATAAGCCAACTCCAAACTGCCCCCACGGGCGCAAAAATTGGTTATGTTCGGCTGACCCAATTTAATGCCATGGCCACGGACGAGATGCACCAGGCCCTGAGTCAGTTAGAAAAACAAGGGGTAGATCGCTATGTCTTAGACCTACGGAATAATCCGGGGGGCTTGCTCCAGGCCGGGGTCGAGATTGCAGAACTCTTTATCGAGCCGGGGGTGGTAGTTTATACGGTGGATCGCCAGGGGGTATTAGGTAGTTTCACGACCACCCATCAACCGTTGACGAAAGATCCATTGGTGGTACTAGTCAATCAAGGCACTGCCAGCGCCAGTGAAATTTTAGCCGGGGCATTGCAGGACACGGGGCGGGCCCAGTTAGTAGGTGAACAAACCTTTGGCAAAGGCTCCATTCAATCCTTGTTTAATCTGTCCGATGGATCGGGATTAGCGGTGACGATTGCCCACTATGAAACCCCGGCTCACCATGACATCAATAAGATTGGCATTGCCCCAGATCTGCGAGTCCCTCTAACCCCCATTACCCAAGATCAAGTCGCGACAGATGCCGATAGTCAGTACCAAGCGGCGTTGAAAACTTTGACATTACACAATAATATTTAA
- a CDS encoding acyltransferase family protein, which produces MRFVGVDIVKHIFALGVIWLHVKSESRYSKDVSDLINIIGNYVDGAVIGFFLISGFFFKGASDCKIQSLVSFFRKTFMRLMIPFFIFSFIYVSALYLLGKYNLDNGLISILKLQGPMQMYFLSYLFFILNALFICTLLLNLFNIDSKYFFLILAVIALICSQVYPVESSAGPNLLNIPLYIFCFSSGQMLKYSFPKNIKSFYFYAFALSSLFLAMSRFDHRFLDVSIVFVLFTLGIYISYSKVLSSFTAPGSGGVYLLHAPITIYVVSLALTKISVFGFLNAVLSVILTYLICLFITLSVRLHLPKLSFLLLE; this is translated from the coding sequence ATGAGATTTGTAGGAGTTGATATAGTAAAGCACATTTTTGCATTAGGAGTAATTTGGTTACATGTGAAATCCGAATCCCGCTACTCCAAAGATGTTAGTGATTTAATTAATATTATTGGAAATTATGTAGATGGTGCTGTTATTGGCTTTTTTCTTATTTCTGGCTTCTTCTTTAAGGGTGCTTCTGATTGCAAAATTCAGAGTTTAGTGAGTTTCTTTAGGAAAACCTTTATGAGACTTATGATACCTTTTTTTATATTTTCTTTTATTTATGTATCTGCCTTATATTTACTTGGAAAGTACAACCTTGACAACGGTTTAATATCGATTCTGAAGCTTCAGGGTCCAATGCAGATGTACTTTCTTTCATATTTATTTTTTATTTTGAATGCATTATTTATATGTACATTATTACTGAATTTATTCAACATAGATTCAAAATATTTCTTCTTAATCCTGGCAGTAATAGCTCTAATTTGTTCTCAAGTTTACCCAGTTGAATCATCTGCAGGTCCCAACCTATTAAATATCCCATTGTATATTTTTTGTTTTTCATCAGGACAAATGCTTAAATACTCATTTCCAAAAAATATTAAATCATTTTACTTCTATGCTTTTGCACTTAGTTCTTTATTCTTGGCTATGTCTCGATTTGATCACCGCTTTTTAGATGTTTCAATTGTTTTTGTCCTGTTTACACTTGGAATCTACATATCTTACTCGAAAGTACTTTCAAGCTTCACTGCTCCGGGAAGTGGTGGTGTTTATCTTTTACATGCTCCTATTACGATTTATGTTGTTTCTCTTGCATTGACAAAAATCAGTGTTTTTGGTTTTTTAAACGCTGTTCTATCTGTTATTCTGACATACTTAATCTGTCTATTCATTACGCTTAGTGTTCGTCTTCATCTGCCAAAATTGTCGTTTCTTCTACTTGAGTAG